The following DNA comes from Mya arenaria isolate MELC-2E11 chromosome 11, ASM2691426v1.
GCACTTACCATGGGCAGACGTGAGCCGGGGATGCTGGGAAAATCGTGGTGCTCGTTGTGGTAACCAACGTTAAACGTCAGGTAGTTGAGCGGTCCGTAGTAGGAGTAGGTCTCGTACCCCTCCTTAAACATGTAGTGCTCCGAGATGAAGTGTCCAGCCATCGGGTGCATCCCCGTGGCTAGCAGCGTACCCGCGATCATGTAAACAAGCGACTTCGTGCCCCAGAAGTACACAATTAAGGCGTCTACTGAGATCTGAAGAATGATGTTAACAATCTCGAGGGGCTGTAACGCCTTTGGCCGAACAAAAAACGGACGTATACTGTAGAATAGTGGCTGTAAGATTACCCATAGAATTTTTGTTGCCGTATTCACAAAAAACTTCCCTTCAAAATCTGTTGGTATATCGACATCCTTTTCAGTGTCACCTTGGTAACGGTGATGTTCTAAATGATACTTTCTAAAAGAAATAGATACAGGAATTCCTAGTGGTAAGTTGGCTAGAAAGCCAAGTATTCTATTTGCAATCGGTCTGGCGTGCCCAAACGCGAGGTTGTGTGAGATCTCGTGGATAGCGAGAGACATGGAGTGGTTGATTGTGCCCCCGAGGCAGTAAGCGAGGGCGATGACAGTGACCCATGAAGCATCGGACACCATGAAAGCCATGAACAACTGAAAGGCTACCGCCGCCAACACGATATACTTGGTGTTGGGTTCGTGGCCCATCAACTTCTTCATCTCTGGGTACTTCcctgaaatacataaaacatatgcaTCAGTTAGTCTAAATAACAGTTAAGACAGCTGTACCATCAATGATTTACGCAAGTCAATCGCATCTGCtttatttgcaagaaaatgtttttattaaacgtCATGTCAGTTTGTATTAGTACTTAATGCGCAAGTGGAGATTCGTATAAGCCGAGTGATCATCGTTTGCAAAAACCAACAGTCGACCTCTCTGAATAAAACGCAGCacatttgttaaatacatatcaataatttaaatcatataaaagtCACGTAATAACATATTACATTTCAATGACGCAGTATTTTGTGTCATTTAAACATCgcgcaaaaaaaaacatattatgacGTGACTCCATCAGACAGGCCTACGGCCGTACTGCCCATGTTGTTTGGATCAAAACGCAGCACTAATTACGATATACCTTACAGGTTTAAATGACGAAGAAGACTCGTTGTagcatgtaaataaatgaatattgttattttacaaCGAACTATATTGTGTAATATCCTAATCTAGGTACGCGCAATAATTCTTGTTATGACACGAGGTCGAAGTTTGTGAAACGTATTGCTTCCgtatattgaaatgatttagcGACTAATTGTGCAAAAGCTTTGTTTGCGGTCAGGCACAATTTACCATCGCTTTCAACAATGCTTTAACTATACAAAGAAATCTAGCGAGAGTATTTTTGTCACTTTTATAGATATATCTGATTACACTACTTTGAACTCCCCGCCCTTGTAATATTTTCGAGATACACAATAAGCCCTCGGatttaagaattttgcaaaatagCGGTATTTAAAGCGAATTATTAATACCCCATGTCACGGTGACAAACGTAGGTTGAAGTAGCTTTTTACAATCAAAGCCAGCAAAATCGGCATGTTTAGCGGACACAATCGCACTGGTGACTGGTTAACTTCAATACAATCACGCTCGTACGATTAACCAGACACACAGTGGCGCGATCGCGGCTCGCAGTAGTTGAGGTTAACAACAGTAATGTAGCAGATCTATGCTTACATAACTATGCACATTTAGGATTAGTCAAGTTCGTTGgattataataaacattgacTTAAACGAGTGCTCCTGATTAACTATGTCTAATCGAATCAAGGCAATCAATTTTGGCCAAtgaacttatatatttaaatgatataactgCCACCAACAAGTGGACTAGTCTACGTTGGCTTTCATGGACGAGATACCCACCGGCCTTTACCCAGGCATGTTTCCCTACCCCCAGGCATTAGTATCGTAGCCGGGTTTCGCCGATACAATGGACAAAGATGGCCACTTTATCACCTCTCATCATTGGTATTCGCCGGTATCTCCACTATGGGAAACTTGCAAGACCTTTTATAACATGTTCCATTACAATGATTGTTTACATTTGATATCTATGGAAAGAACTATACCATCTAtcattgaacatttattatCATTGATTGGTCTGTGTTTCATTTCATCGCTTCCATGTAGATCATGAATTTTTGCCAAGAGAGCTCTGCCAGGTTATCGCATGTATTTGCATGCAATTTATTACAATGATTTGTGCATACTCTATCCATTGCATGCAGCATTTTAAGCATGTTAcataatgtgtatgtattcatGTCAACAATCAAATAGTGCATGTGTATAGCAGGATATTAAAAAGACTTTCAGAGCTCTCCTTACAAGTGAAAGCAGTATCAAGGAACCAatttatacattcattttaGCATCATTCACCCGGGCTTTCTGCATCTTGTGCAAATCACAGTCCGTGAGACAATTCTCATGCATGCCAAGTGTTTTTTCTTTACGATCATACTTTATCACATAAGGGTGTATTTATAACGTGCTAGAATATCCCTCATTTTGATTAAGCAGAGATTGTTGGATAATACCAACAGGCAGACATTGCACTTTAACACAACCATGACACAGTATATGCAAGCTTATTAAAGTGTCATGAACGACATGTGTGGAATGTTCGTAATACATAAGTATGTTTGTATGTCTTGCCTTTGCCATAAAGTGGTTatagtttgtaaatggtcaaaTATTGATTGCCAATCAAATTTGAAACTTTATTATAACTGCTTGTTCTTATATCAATCAGTATCGTaatagaacaaaatatttataacagaacaagatttatttatcgtcatttaagcaaatatgcttgtataaaaaaacaaaaaacaaaacaaaaaacatggcaTGTGATACTGGAAAATGTTATGCtaatattataaagttatttaaggaataaattgcggggttgatgtcattatcggggtatgaacgcaattgggttggtcaatgtgtgtggagtccgaaggaccccacgcgtactttgaccaacccaattgctttcatatccccgataatgacatcaaccccgcaattcattccttatatttacaccaatagttcattatttcattcaagaattgttaaaaaaaaactatttaatttcatttaagaaaacttttcagtaatccgttcttacccattctgtaaatagaacgacccgactataaccggaaacatttttttcaaatgacgtcacaataacgcgggaaaagatcaaccacttgaaatcactttaaaacgtaaaaattgaaacacttctggccccaatatatttaaaatataataaaattacacttcctaaaatgttgatctatattttacgggacctgctgacacaatacaaccaataacaagatcaatggctttcatgtatattgttatgcaatgaattacgatccgaacatatccgaagatgttgcgttcatcgattgatgaacgcaattgccgaaaggcagttcatataagaatggaagttgaggtgtaaatatatttgcttaaacACAGAAAAGAGGAAATAATTTCTTCCTTGACATTTAAGTACAACAGCGAGCTTTAACAGTTGTATAACACATAGATAAGTTGttcaaatgttatatttttactagTTTGCGTATGTAAATGATCGGTGAACAGTTATTATAGGCCAAATAGTTTTGTAGCATGTACTGTATGACTGTATGCTAAGTTCGACCAGCCCATAGATTTCACCAGTTTAATACAATCAtcctcattcatcagaggttcgatcTTGATAAATCTAACGCATACAGTAGTCATGGTAGTTATAGCATAACGGGAATGAATATGAGTCGCCAGTTACAATAGTGTATGTTACACCTCGATGACCCTTGATAAATATCGGACGGTCAAACTGAATCAGTCATTTATAGACTGCTAATACTAATATCTCATTCTGGTATACTgcataatttaaatttgaagttTAATTTGCACAGAACATGGTTTCATATTTTTACAGTAGCGTTGCAGTTGAAGCCAGTGACCATATATCATCAATGATCAGTTGATATCAGGGTGACAGCCACTTCAAGTGATAATAACGCTAGGCAATGTTACATGTCAAAAGCAGTTTAAGGCACGCACAATCTGATATACATTCATGCGTTTTTCGTCAGTTGTGTAATTGTACACTTTTCGCTTTGCGAGGGTGAAATGTCAACACTGACAACCTACAAACCAGATACCAGTACATAACTGTACAATTGTGTACATACTGTACGTGTACGCTATTTTAATGCTATGTCTTTGTATCAAGACATATTTTGCATCTTCTATattcaaaggaaaaaaatgcCAGTAATCACAATTTTAAAGCTCGCCAACTACCGAAACAAAAAGGGACACTTACTACTGCTGCGGGTACTGGGGTAGTGTACCAGTGGTAGATGTGACTCGGGTACATGAGCTTCATAAAAAGAACCAGTATTggtacataatttattttgttcttgGTGATTTGGTCGAAATCAGGCAAACATGCACGCTTAACTAATCCCGATCGCCTGATACACAAAAGAACAATCTGAGGCATCAGAACTGActtctgaaaatatttatttataacgaTACAAGTACAGACTAACGACATAATCACATAACATTAACaagaaaataacatgaaataaacataccAAGCATTTCTTTTCGTCGAGTTGCATGTGGCTCCTGTGTGTAGGACCACTCAAAATCAGTTCTTGAAACAGTAGCTCCCATTTTGAATTACTGATAATTTCTTATATAACGAATATCCAACTACCGTTAAGCGTCCTTTTAAACCCACTCCATGTGTCAGACTGCATGTAAGCAGGCTCTTCCGACATGACGTCACTACTAATTTGCATAAATACATCACGTGACTAATATGGGTCACGGTCTCGACAAGGGAAAAAACACTTAATTATCGTTTATCACCTTCACTAAGTACTACTTCCCTTGTGGTTTCTTCGTAAGGGACTCAACATTTTAAATCGTTTCAAAGTTAatcaaaagcaacaacaacattaacaagaataaataaatgacaaagaaaaagtaaatatacaatgcatttttttaatttctcgCCAACTgataataaatactgtttattttgaCATGCCGAAATTATAATGTTGTACATAAAGAACCTAAAGTAGCATAGAcaggccattttttttaaaaatccaaaatatatagtattatatatcattggaaaggtattttcaaatgtaaaacaatgCTTTTTATTTGAAGTGTCTATCTcttttggttaaaattttaCAACCATCTGAAGTATCCTTACTTCACAATCACGTGATGCCATAATTTGGAcaaaaaagtttgtaaaaatgtttatcatttacatgacaCCATAATTCTGAAAAACAGTATAtctttataacatttattacacATACCAATCACTGCACCAGAACTCTAAGGTCCCCTATTCTGTAATCTTCCAGGAGCCTGTAGACATAAACGGACGTGTCACCTTCGTATGTGATGTTAAAATACTCCGGGTAACCAGGCACCtgaaattatgttaaaacaaattattgttttgtaattgtaCCCTACTTTGGCACTACATTAAGTTGAATAGGTGAATGTACATcaagtaaattatttaaaatactttctaaataatgatttaatatgttACACTTATAGtctattataaaaatatacattcatcTTTGAAAAAGAGTAAACAATAAGCAGACTGAATGTtaacttaaaatacatattaaaatttaGTCGGCGTACAAGAAGAGTTAGTAATGGAGTTATTAGTTAGTAGTTTTATTTTAGCACTGAGTAAAGGTTTAAGTAAATAGAGAACACCAGTTATTAAAAGAATACACTTGTTTAAATGCCCTTGAATAGTTTTACGCTCCACAGGTATTGGGGAATATATTGATTACTGTACGCTTCCTGTGTTGTTGACAGCTTTAACACTGAAAATTACCTGTGAGATAACTTTACCCTTCCACCATCTGCTTTCACCATCTTCAATAAAGCGATGGCTAACGGTTTTGCTGGTAAGAATGGGCAGATCAGGGTTGGGATCGTGGCATTTATCAATGGAGAAGGCGTGTCTTACAAGCTTTTTTTATATTAGATGCTAATTCATCAACAGTCAACATGCACTTGACGTTATCTACTTTCTTTGAAAGTAGATACAAGTTCTCTTTGTTCTTTGGGTCTTGTTTCAAAACATGCTTTCTAAAGTTTAATTGAGCTTTTAGAGCTTCCATTGTTTCCTTTTTGGTACTTATCTCTTTCAGGGCACTATCAACTTCATCCTCAGTTTGCCACAGACCGTAATAAATCATCTTCTGCGTGTAACCTTCCAGCCGATTCAGTCGCCTATACTCAATTGCCTCTGCCTCACGAATAGACTCTTCAACCTTTCTCCTTTGATTCGCTTCAATTTCTTCTTTCATTCTTTTGTAATTTGCCCTCACCAAAGAAACATTCTTCATTGCATCTTGTATAAGCGAGTTCTTTTCAAAGTCGGTTTTTCTTTCCAGCCattgtttggttttatttgCCGAGAACATAACGAAAGCTTCTGAAGCTAATGCTGATACGTTTGGCTTCATCCTAAGTAAAGTGTCCAGATAACCAAATATTGATTCCGCAAATTTGTTGTGTTTGGCAGCTCCAGATGTTCTTTGTCGCATTTCATCAGTAACATTTTCCCAGCAACCACCAGGCAAGTGGTCAGCAAAAATCCTTTTGCTTAACTGACTGAGTGCTGAACTATATATTCTAAACTGAGACATAAATATTATTCTCCATATACCAAGAGGGTCGCCGCTAAGCTGAAGACATTTACGTTGCAAAAGATAGAAGAAAGGTGAAGGGTATGGTAAGTCGGTGCTCTTATGGATTTGCCTTATTATATAGAAGTATGTGTTAAATATGCCGCAAGTTTATAGCAATAACACGTTCAAGTATGCATTTATTGGCATCGAGAAGACATTTAATCTTGACTGTCATAAAGCATTACAGATGAAACAACTAAACTCAGGAATTAGTTGTAAGATGGTAAATATGATgacaattatatacatgtatgtcattatTCAATCCTTTGTCAAGAACTCTCAATGATTTATCATACTCTGATATTTTCGATGTAACACAGGGTGGCGGCCTATATGTTTCTCCGTTGTTGTTCATACTTTTTCACAAATCATATTAAAGACTGTAATACTATTGACAGCCTTACTGGTAAAGATAGGTTGTTAAGTATTTGCTAACGATATTGTTCTTTTCACCAATGGTCAAGTAAGTCTACAGAATCAGTTCAATTCAGTACGCCCATCATATTCCTGTAAACGCGGAGGctgttaaaatgtgtgtgtgtgtgtgtgtgtgcgtgtgtgcgtgtgtgataTTCAAGAAGTAGACAAACTACATTATAAAGTCTGTTAATAAGAATGCACTTACCGTTCGGCCCATGAAATCCAGTGCCTGTGGCATTCTTGCTGAATCGGATAGATCTTCTTAAGACTTCCTTTGTAAACCGCGGGCTAAACATTATTGATTTCaagtattaaattataaaaaaaaataactaattgtagtgtttaaacatgtgaattgtattactaagttcaaATGTCTTCCCCATTTAAGCAATAATTGCTTAATTAATAGAGAAGTCCTTACAGTTTTAACTGCTTAGTTAAAATGACctcgcgatctatttgcagggtagtaatatgtaaaaaaatgacattgcaAACCGTCCTtatacacccgaggttgttttcgatggaaattcTTCATTTATAAAATGGCTACAATTACAAAGAAAGGGTAACTCATCACCTATATCTTGTTGATCAAATTAAGAcatataattttacaaagaaCAATAGCTGAGCGTTTtggtaaacataataataattatcaaaacagCCAGTTATACAGTATCAGGGGGGATCCAGAAGTTATCGTTAGAGGGGACGTAACTTGttggcgtaaccttttgacttgcgccccccTCAGACTAGAAACTGATTCAACGATTTAAATGTTGACAGGTGCCCCCCTCCCCTGCATCCGCCAGagattatcaatttaaaaaagcaGGTCTCTCccagtattttaatatttaattacgAGAAATGAAGTTTGGACTTTCATTATGCAGAATTAATTGCTatacattacaaaatatttgttatgattGCTTGATTTTTCCTTTGTAATGTCACTCCTGATGACGACGCATGATGCTCTTTTAAAGTTCTATCCATTTAATCGTTGGGCCATAAaagggttagggttacatcattttcaaacaGGCGGGTTGTTAggctttttaattgtttaattaga
Coding sequences within:
- the LOC128208947 gene encoding sphingolipid delta(4)-desaturase DES1-like isoform X1; the protein is MGATVSRTDFEWSYTQEPHATRRKEMLGKYPEMKKLMGHEPNTKYIVLAAVAFQLFMAFMVSDASWVTVIALAYCLGGTINHSMSLAIHEISHNLAFGHARPIANRILGFLANLPLGIPVSISFRKYHLEHHRYQGDTEKDVDIPTDFEGKFFVNTATKILWVILQPLFYSIRPFFVRPKALQPLEIVNIILQISVDALIVYFWGTKSLVYMIAGTLLATGMHPMAGHFISEHYMFKEGYETYSYYGPLNYLTFNVGYHNEHHDFPSIPGSRLPMVRKIAPEYYDNLPCHTSWVKVIWDFVFDPAIGPYARVKRRPIPVNPSQSIDQPDDQDPASDSNGLQSNGNHVNGIHVNGNQPSKTEKAE
- the LOC128208947 gene encoding sphingolipid delta(4)-desaturase DES1-like isoform X2, which produces MKKLMGHEPNTKYIVLAAVAFQLFMAFMVSDASWVTVIALAYCLGGTINHSMSLAIHEISHNLAFGHARPIANRILGFLANLPLGIPVSISFRKYHLEHHRYQGDTEKDVDIPTDFEGKFFVNTATKILWVILQPLFYSIRPFFVRPKALQPLEIVNIILQISVDALIVYFWGTKSLVYMIAGTLLATGMHPMAGHFISEHYMFKEGYETYSYYGPLNYLTFNVGYHNEHHDFPSIPGSRLPMVRKIAPEYYDNLPCHTSWVKVIWDFVFDPAIGPYARVKRRPIPVNPSQSIDQPDDQDPASDSNGLQSNGNHVNGIHVNGNQPSKTEKAE